The nucleotide window CTACCCGGGTGACGCGTACGGCGGGGAGTCCACTCTCGTAGGCGATCGTCTGACCGTCGGCGGACCAGATCGGCCTCCCGCCGTCGGGGGTCAGTTCCACCGTCTCGAAGCGCTCGCCGGTCAGGACGGCGACGGAATCGATCCACGGCCTTGCGGCGCCAGGCACCAGCAACGAACGAAGCGCGTCCGTTGCCTCGATGTACCGGCCCGCATCCCAGGCGCGGAACCCCTTCTCCCAGAGCATGCCGGGCGGGACGATGCCTCCGCTTTGGGCCGAGAGGGGGGCAGTGAGAAGGAGCAGGGCTGGGAGGAGGCGCATGGGGAGCTCGGGTGGCTGTGAACGGTGAGCTGTGACCTGTAACCAGTGACCAGTGACCTGACCAGCTGTGGCCAGCGGCCAGCGACCGGCAGTTGGTTACAGGTCACAGGTTACAGGTTACGGGCGAATGGATTCAATCTACGCCCCAGAAATGACTTACGCAGAATCTCGTAACATTGACTAGTCTGACTAGTCTGACCAGATTATACCCCATGGCCGAAGAATATTCCATCTACGACGCCAAGGCGAAGCTCTCGGCGCTGGTCCGCCAGGTCCGCGAGGGGCGGAGCTTTGTTATCACGGTCCATGGGCAGCCGGTCGCCGAGCTGCGGCCGATCGAACCGAAACCGAAGGCGACGACGCTGGCGGCACGGGTCGCGGAACTGCGCGCCAAGGGGTTGATCACGCCGGCGCGGACGACGCCCGACGACCCCCGGGCCTTCCCGATCGGGGAGTATCGCGAGGGTGCGCTGCAGCGCTTCCTGGACGATCGCGACTGATGTTGGCCTACCTGGACACCTCTGTCGTCGTCGCGATCCGATTCAGCCAGCCTGGCGCGGAGCGATTTCGAGACGCCCTGACCAGCTTCGAGTTGTACGCCTCGCCCCTACTCGAGGCGGAATGGCGCAGCGCCCTGCGTCGCGAGCAGGTCGCAGCCAACCTCGCGGAGCTCGAGCT belongs to Gemmatimonadota bacterium and includes:
- a CDS encoding type II toxin-antitoxin system prevent-host-death family antitoxin; this translates as MAEEYSIYDAKAKLSALVRQVREGRSFVITVHGQPVAELRPIEPKPKATTLAARVAELRAKGLITPARTTPDDPRAFPIGEYREGALQRFLDDRD